The DNA window GGCACGGCGAACTCGGCGGCCAAAGGCTGCGACAACAGCCCGCTGATCGTTTGTTCCTGCAGACGTCCGTTCGGGATTACTTCGATTTCCCGCCGCACGGCGTCGGCCGCTTCGCCGGCTCGAGCGGTGACCTGGAGCGTATGGCGCCCCACCTGCAGCACGCGGATCGGCAGCGTCACACTGCGCACTTCTCCCGGCGCCAGGTCCAGCGTAAAGCGGGCCGGCGCGTTGGATGTCGCCGCGACGGGATCGTTGTCGTTCGCGGGACGGATCGGCTCGGGCGGGCTGTCGAAGGCGTCGTCGCTTTCGTCTGCTTTGCTCTCGTTCGCCACGCGGTCGATCTGCTCGAACCAGTCAGCGGGGGCGAATTCCAAGTTGACCGTTTGTGGCTTGGGGAGATAGTTATAGACAACCGCCCGCACGCCGACTTCATCGTGCCGGGTGAGGGCGACGGGCAGATCCAGGTCGACGAAGAACGGCTGGAACACCTTGAGCGGGAACTGCCGCCCGCCCAGGCCGCCGGCGGCGGAAACGGCGCTGGTGGAGATCCGCCAGGTGGTGATGGAGTCGGCCAGGCGAATTTCATACGTCGCCCGGCCCTGGTCGTCGGTCACCAGTTCGGGTCGCCAGTCAAGCGTTTCCGGGAAGTAATCCCGCACCCGCGGCGGCTGGCCCGGCGCAGCGTCGCCTGGCATCTGTTCCGCCGCAGAGTCGCTGGCTTCTGGCGTGGCAGGCGCCGAATCGCGGGCGGACGCGGTGGCGCCCGGCATGCTTTCGTCAAGCAGGATACCAGCGATCCGTGGTTGCATCACGGCTGGCATCATCAAGGCCAGCAGTAACATCACCACCACGACCGCGGCCACCGCATTCACCGTACACCCCTTGAGGTCGCTGCCAATGACGTACTTCCAAGGGAAAAACCAGGCTCCCACCGCGACGGCGATCGCCAGGAGTGATCCCCCCAGCAGCTGCCAGCCGAGGCGCACGCTCCACAGTCCGCGCCTTCGCAGCGCGGCAATCTGGTCAACCTCGATTTCTGATGTGCCGCGTGTTTTCGCCAGGCCGGATGGCGCCCAACGATCGACGAGGCGGCCCCAGTTGTTCTCTTCGGAGGAAGCGGAGTACCGGGCCCGATCGCTGCCCTGGGCGGTGCGGGCGAACAGCGCCTGATCGAACAGATCGCGATCTGCGACCGGCACGCCCCGCTCGTCGAACGGGTCCCAGTCATAGATCTGATACAGCGGCTGGAGCAGGTCGGCTTCCAGCAGGAAAAAGGCCCGCTCCATACCGGACGCTCCCCCTTGAACCGAAAAGACGGCTTCATCCACCACAGCCAGACTCAAGGCGCCCGGCGCGGGCTTGCCGTCGGCGTCGCTCAGCTGGAAGTTCACCTGGGCCGTCTCCCCCGGACCGTACTGCGGGGCGTCAAAGGTCGCGGCGACCTGCAGGTCGCCGGCCTGTTTGACAAACACCACCCGGGATTTGCGGTCGACCAGATGGGATTCGGCAATGCGGTAGGCGGTGATCTCCAGCGGTCCGACCAGCTCCGGCGGCAGATCGAACACCGTTTGCCCTGTCCCCTGCTGCATGGCGATGGTCCCGGTCAGCACCAGCTGGCCGGCCAGAAAAATATCGACAAACACCGGCTCCACGCCGGAGCCGATCACCGTGATCTGCATCGCATCGCCGCCACGGTAGACCGCCCGATCCGGCCGCAGCAGGAAGTCGGCGCTCGTCAGCCCGCCAGCCGCCAGCGTGGTCGATTTGCGGCCGACGCGTCCCTGGGAGTCGGTTGCTTTCAGCGTGAGCGAAGTATGTTCTTCAGTCGGGGTGAGCAGGAACGAGCCGACCCCTAGCGCGTTCGTCTCGACCGGATCCGGCTGGCCGGCAACCAGGACCGACGCCGCGACCGGCAGCCCCTCGGGATTCGACGTATAGAGATAGACGCGGTTCGGACGGCTCCGCACCAGCAGCCCGCCTTCGGGGATGACATCGATGGTGATCGGGTTGGAGGTGACGCGGCTGGCGGACTTTCCCGTGTAAGATTGGCCGGCCGCATCGGTCACGGTCGCAATCAGGTCGAACAGCAAGGCATCCTCTTGCGGCGTGCCAGGCGGCTGCGACGGCGCGGTGAATTCGAGTGTCGCGATCCCTGCGGCGTCGGTCACCGCGGTGCCCTGGTGCAACTGCCGGGGAGAATTATCGTGCGTCCAGGCCTGCAGATCGACCTGGGCGCCGGCAACCGGTTCGCCAAAAAAGTAGGCCGCTTCGATTTGGACCTGCACCCGTTTGCCAGGTTCGTAGTACGACTGGCCGGGCTTCACGGCGACGCGGAACTTGGGCAGCACGTACTTCTCTACGCGGACGGTGCGTCGGCTGGTTTCGGAACCGACGCGACAGGTAATCTGGTAGTCGCCGTGAATTAACTCGGTCGCCAGGGGGCAATCGGCGGAAGCGATGCCGAACTGGCTCGTCACATCGAGCTGCTTGAAAATCACATTGCCGCGGGGATCGGTAATGCTGAACGTGGCCAGTTCGCCCGGCGCCGGTTTCTGGTCCGGTTGCCGCAGCGTGAGCGAACGCAGATGGATCGTCTGGCCCGGCTGGTACAGAGGCTTGTCGCTGCTGAGCATCACCTTCCAGGAACGCCGCAGGGTAATGGTCGACGTGAGCTTCTCCAGCCCGTCCGGCGAGCGGGCGATTGCTTCCATTTGATACGAGCCGTCCGGCCAGTCGGGCAGCCGGATCGGCGGGGCCTGATCGCCGCTGGTAAACTTCGCCAGCGTGATGGGCGGCGACTGCTTGCCGTCGTGCAGCAGAATCTCGATCGGCAATCCCGGCACACGCTCGAAGTCGTTGCGATCAATCACATACACATGCAGGGCCGCCGGGGCAAAGGGATTCCAGCGATCCTGCCCCTGCATGCGCAGGTCGTACCGCGAAGGCGCCAGTTGCGAGAAATAAATCTGGAAGCCGCCCAGCACCAGCACCGCGGCGACGGTTGCGGCAATCGTGACGCCAGCGAACCAGCGGGTGCGTGTGCGAGTATTTTTTACGCCCATGTCGATCCTTTCGAGGGTTTGCTGGATCAGTTTTTCCGAGGCTTCGCTGGCCGGCATTTCCTGCATCTGCTGTTGTCGCAGCCGGGCTTCTTCCAGGGCCTTGGCCAGCGAAGGATCGCTGGCGCAGCACTTTTCCATGTAGGCCGCTTCCTCTTCGGACAGCAAGCCGTACAGGTAGTCGTCGAGATAAAGACGCATGTCGTCGTTCGGTTTCATGCGTGATACGCCAGGGAAAAAGGGAGAGCAAAGGGAATCAAGGAACGTGCGACGAATGGATTTTGGAATGAGAAGATTTTCTACTCACGGAATTCGACGGATAGTCGCCTGTCACTCCGCGAAAGACGACTTTCTGCGTCCCCTGTCTCGTAAAGCAGGAAAACGAAGATCCGGCTGTGCTTCTTCTGTGTCAAAACGTGTCACGCCAAAGCGGCCAGACTTGTGCGGAGGGCGGCCAGGGCATGGTGCATGTGCGAGCGAACGGTGCCTTCGGCGCGGCCAGTGGCGACGGCGATTTCGGCGTAACTGAGTCCGTTCCAGATCCGCAGCACCACGACCGTCCGCTGCTGCGGCGGCAACAAGGCGACCGCGGCCGCAACCTGCTGGGCCGTTTCCTGCCCCAGCAGGGCGTCGTCGGGAGCGGGACCGTTCGACGCTTTCACGGACGTTTCCAGCGCACTGATCGGCAAGGGCTGCGGTTTGGCCGAGCGAAAATCGGCCCGGCAGCGATTGGCCGCGATTGTGAACAGCCAGGACTTGAACGGTTTGGGGAACGTGTACTGCTTCCGATGTTTCCAGACCGCCAGGAAGACCTCCTGGAACAGCTCTTCCGCCCGGTGCTGGTCTCCCATCATGCGCACCAGGAACGTCAGCAGCGGACTCGCATACCGACGCACCAGCAGGCCCAGGCACTCCCTTTCACCCTGGGCGACCTGAGCCATAAGGTATTCGTCGGGCTTGCCGCCGTGGTTCATAGGTTTGCCAGGACTGAAGAATCGGCCGTCGCAGGGAGTCGCCTGCGTTCAGATAACCTTATGCGCGGGAAAGGAAAAACGTTGAACGCCTTCTGCCGATTTTTCTCCCCATTTTGAAAAGCGAGGGTCCCGTGTACGATGACCGGGCCCGGAGCCGTCGCTTCCGTTGGTCTGCAGAATACGGGATCGGCCGGGGAAAACCCACTGTTTTCTCCCTCCGCTGGCGACAAAGACAAATCACCGCCGCCTTCCCCGCCGTCACAGGACGGCAGTTTGAAAAAAGGACGTTCCAT is part of the Lignipirellula cremea genome and encodes:
- a CDS encoding alpha-2-macroglobulin family protein, with the protein product MKPNDDMRLYLDDYLYGLLSEEEAAYMEKCCASDPSLAKALEEARLRQQQMQEMPASEASEKLIQQTLERIDMGVKNTRTRTRWFAGVTIAATVAAVLVLGGFQIYFSQLAPSRYDLRMQGQDRWNPFAPAALHVYVIDRNDFERVPGLPIEILLHDGKQSPPITLAKFTSGDQAPPIRLPDWPDGSYQMEAIARSPDGLEKLTSTITLRRSWKVMLSSDKPLYQPGQTIHLRSLTLRQPDQKPAPGELATFSITDPRGNVIFKQLDVTSQFGIASADCPLATELIHGDYQITCRVGSETSRRTVRVEKYVLPKFRVAVKPGQSYYEPGKRVQVQIEAAYFFGEPVAGAQVDLQAWTHDNSPRQLHQGTAVTDAAGIATLEFTAPSQPPGTPQEDALLFDLIATVTDAAGQSYTGKSASRVTSNPITIDVIPEGGLLVRSRPNRVYLYTSNPEGLPVAASVLVAGQPDPVETNALGVGSFLLTPTEEHTSLTLKATDSQGRVGRKSTTLAAGGLTSADFLLRPDRAVYRGGDAMQITVIGSGVEPVFVDIFLAGQLVLTGTIAMQQGTGQTVFDLPPELVGPLEITAYRIAESHLVDRKSRVVFVKQAGDLQVAATFDAPQYGPGETAQVNFQLSDADGKPAPGALSLAVVDEAVFSVQGGASGMERAFFLLEADLLQPLYQIYDWDPFDERGVPVADRDLFDQALFARTAQGSDRARYSASSEENNWGRLVDRWAPSGLAKTRGTSEIEVDQIAALRRRGLWSVRLGWQLLGGSLLAIAVAVGAWFFPWKYVIGSDLKGCTVNAVAAVVVVMLLLALMMPAVMQPRIAGILLDESMPGATASARDSAPATPEASDSAAEQMPGDAAPGQPPRVRDYFPETLDWRPELVTDDQGRATYEIRLADSITTWRISTSAVSAAGGLGGRQFPLKVFQPFFVDLDLPVALTRHDEVGVRAVVYNYLPKPQTVNLEFAPADWFEQIDRVANESKADESDDAFDSPPEPIRPANDNDPVAATSNAPARFTLDLAPGEVRSVTLPIRVLQVGRHTLQVTARAGEAADAVRREIEVIPNGRLQEQTISGLLSQPLAAEFAVPDDAIPGSVGAFVRLYPSRFSQLVEGLDAIFQKPSGCFEQTSSTTYPNVLALDYLRRTGKNAPEVEAKARGYIHLGYQRLMTFEVQGGGFDWFGRPPANPTLTAYGLLEFQDMAEVHDVDPNLIERTRNWLLKRRQPDGSWATDHGMLNDGLARSVQRGANLELATTAYVAQAVFHNGAGGWARDATLNYLLEHTPDAIDDPYTLALATNALIALEPQSAALPAWWERLAELQQSSTDGKTAWWNQAAGESTLFHGGGRSGHVETTALATLAMLHSPTHRARVAPAVSWLIEQKGPRGLWGSTQASVLALKVLIATHDMAAGETSARRIEITLGGETVREIEISPDQADVMQLIDLSSLLSHPGNTYPLVVRETTGLATGCQLLFRCYQDQPVEPEPTGPLQIDLVYDRTRMQVDERTTVTATIVNRQERTAPMVILDLPIPGGFRIEPEELDELVGSGLIAKYQITPRQAIVYLRQLAPGEKLELRYRLQAMQPVKVSAPAGQVYEYYNPQLRNQGGAAMLEAVAPEA
- a CDS encoding RNA polymerase sigma factor, which translates into the protein MNHGGKPDEYLMAQVAQGERECLGLLVRRYASPLLTFLVRMMGDQHRAEELFQEVFLAVWKHRKQYTFPKPFKSWLFTIAANRCRADFRSAKPQPLPISALETSVKASNGPAPDDALLGQETAQQVAAAVALLPPQQRTVVVLRIWNGLSYAEIAVATGRAEGTVRSHMHHALAALRTSLAALA